A region from the Candidatus Methylomirabilota bacterium genome encodes:
- a CDS encoding DUF5996 family protein: MVSSGTEHWPSLPLAEWRETHDTLHMWAQIVGKTRLALAPRQNHWWHVPLYVTSRGVTSTPIPHGAGAFEVEFDFIDHRLVVTTSEGAIRALPLRAQAVADFYREYVALLGGLGIAVKLWPVPVEVDHPIPFLEDRAHASYDAGQVHRFFLMLLHADRIMKRFQGRFLGKTSPVHFFWGAFDMALTRFNGRRAPEHPETEWWVIREANSHEEISVGFWPGSGAVPEPAFYAYARPEAPGFAAAPIRPQAAFYSREMADFILPYEAVRKAPRPDDAVLDFYQSVYEAGADLGRWDRAALDRPPAEWS, encoded by the coding sequence ATGGTTTCGTCTGGCACGGAACACTGGCCCAGCCTGCCGCTCGCGGAGTGGCGGGAGACCCACGACACGCTTCACATGTGGGCGCAGATCGTGGGGAAGACGCGGCTGGCCCTGGCGCCCAGGCAGAACCACTGGTGGCACGTCCCCCTGTACGTCACCTCACGGGGGGTGACCTCGACCCCGATCCCTCACGGCGCCGGCGCCTTCGAGGTGGAGTTCGATTTCATCGACCACCGGCTCGTCGTGACGACGAGCGAGGGAGCGATCCGTGCCCTCCCGCTGCGAGCACAGGCCGTCGCGGACTTCTATCGAGAGTACGTGGCGCTCCTCGGCGGCCTCGGGATCGCCGTGAAGCTGTGGCCGGTGCCGGTCGAGGTGGACCATCCGATCCCGTTCCTCGAGGATCGCGCCCACGCCTCCTACGATGCGGGGCAGGTCCACCGCTTCTTCCTGATGTTGTTGCACGCCGACAGGATCATGAAGCGGTTCCAGGGGCGCTTTCTCGGCAAGACCAGCCCGGTACACTTCTTCTGGGGCGCCTTCGACATGGCCCTCACCCGATTCAACGGGCGGCGCGCTCCCGAGCACCCGGAGACCGAATGGTGGGTGATCCGCGAGGCCAACTCCCACGAGGAGATCAGCGTCGGGTTCTGGCCGGGCAGCGGCGCCGTGCCCGAGCCCGCCTTCTACGCCTACGCGCGGCCCGAGGCCCCGGGCTTCGCGGCGGCGCCGATCCGGCCCCAGGCCGCCTTCTACAGTCGCGAGATGGCGGATTTCATCCTGCCGTACGAAGCGGTGCGCAAGGCGCCCCGGCCCGATGACGCCGTGCTGGACTTCTACCAGAGCGTGTACGAGGCGGGGGCGGATCTCGGCCGCTGGGATCGGGCGGCGCTCGACCGGCCGCCCGCGGAGTGGTCGTGA
- a CDS encoding pirin family protein has protein sequence MIQVRSADERGRTDWGWLDSRHTFSFGDYHDPAHMGFRTLRVINDDRVKAGAGFGAHSHRDMEILSYVLEGALEHQDSSGGGGVIRPGEIQLMRAGTGVTHSEYNHSKVEPVHFLQIWIVPGERGLKPSYAQQAFDRARAGRTFVLLASKGGRDGSLDIHQDVDLWAAFIGAGEHRELRPAPGRHAWIHVARGAVSVSGTRLGEGDGAAVSGEERLTFVGERPSEILVFDLA, from the coding sequence ATGATCCAGGTTCGATCTGCCGACGAGCGCGGTCGCACCGACTGGGGCTGGCTCGACAGCCGGCACACCTTCTCGTTCGGGGACTACCATGACCCCGCGCACATGGGGTTCCGAACGTTGCGGGTGATCAACGACGACCGCGTCAAGGCGGGCGCCGGCTTCGGCGCCCACAGCCACCGCGACATGGAGATTCTGTCCTATGTGCTGGAGGGCGCGCTGGAGCACCAGGACAGCTCCGGCGGAGGCGGCGTGATCCGCCCGGGCGAGATCCAGTTGATGCGGGCGGGCACCGGCGTCACCCACAGCGAGTACAACCACTCGAAGGTCGAGCCCGTGCACTTCCTGCAGATCTGGATCGTGCCGGGCGAGCGAGGGCTGAAGCCCTCCTACGCGCAGCAGGCCTTCGATCGGGCCAGGGCAGGCCGGACCTTCGTACTCCTCGCCTCGAAAGGGGGCAGGGATGGAAGTCTCGACATCCACCAGGACGTGGACCTCTGGGCCGCGTTCATCGGCGCCGGTGAGCATCGGGAGTTGCGACCGGCGCCAGGGCGTCATGCCTGGATCCACGTCGCCCGCGGGGCGGTCTCGGTGAGCGGCACCCGGCTCGGGGAGGGGGACGGCGCCGCGGTCAGCGGCGAGGAGCGCCTGACCTTCGTCGGGGAGCGCCCGTCCGAGATCCTGGTCTTCGACCTGGCGTAA
- a CDS encoding ABC transporter ATP-binding protein codes for MAEPGPLLEVKGLEVAYGDLQVLWGVDLHVDAGELVCLLGPNGSGKSTLMNSISGLVRPRAGEIRFDGTRIDGRSPHEITAYGVAHVLERRRLFPYMTVEENLRLGAYLPAPAARLEESLEGLYARFPVLREKRRARAGLLSGGEQQLVSIARALMSRPRCLMVDEPFLGLAVRVQEMLMGFLLEINVGGTTVIFIDQNIRRALKHARRGYVLQSGRVTLSGTGEAILNHPELERIYFARAR; via the coding sequence GTGGCTGAGCCCGGCCCGCTGCTGGAGGTGAAGGGGCTGGAGGTCGCCTATGGGGACCTGCAGGTCCTGTGGGGGGTCGATCTACACGTGGACGCGGGGGAGCTCGTGTGCCTGCTCGGCCCCAACGGCTCGGGGAAGAGCACGCTGATGAACAGCATCTCCGGCCTCGTCCGCCCGCGGGCGGGAGAGATCCGCTTCGACGGCACCCGCATCGACGGCCGCTCGCCCCACGAGATCACGGCGTACGGCGTGGCCCACGTGCTCGAGCGCCGCCGGCTCTTCCCGTACATGACGGTCGAGGAGAACCTGAGGCTCGGCGCCTACCTCCCGGCCCCGGCCGCGCGGCTCGAGGAATCGCTCGAGGGGCTCTACGCCCGGTTCCCCGTCCTGCGCGAGAAGCGCCGCGCCCGCGCCGGGCTCCTCTCGGGCGGCGAGCAGCAGCTCGTCTCCATCGCCCGGGCCCTGATGTCCCGGCCGCGCTGCCTCATGGTGGACGAGCCCTTCCTGGGGCTGGCCGTCCGGGTGCAGGAGATGCTCATGGGGTTCCTGCTGGAGATCAACGTCGGCGGCACGACGGTCATCTTCATCGACCAGAACATCCGTCGCGCGCTGAAGCACGCCCGGCGGGGCTACGTGCTGCAATCGGGCCGGGTGACGCTCAGCGGCACCGGAGAGGCGATCCTGAACCATCCGGAGCTGGAGCGGATCTACTTCGCCCGGGCGCGGTGA
- a CDS encoding ABC transporter ATP-binding protein, protein MALLLEVAGLTKRYGGVVANSAVSLGVRAGEVVGVMGPNGAGKTTLFDLISGFTRPDAGRIVFDDSDITGERPHAVSARGLGRTFQRLRPFPDLTFVENVLVGALARTARLGPAREEARRCLALVGLEREADKKAFAASTGQRRRIELARILATRPRLLLLDEPTAGVDPGAVDEMGQLLRRLREREGVTLMIIEHDLPFLMALSDRVVALHLGEKIAEGPPAAVSNDPRVIQAYLGG, encoded by the coding sequence ATGGCGCTGCTGCTGGAGGTGGCCGGCCTCACGAAGCGTTACGGCGGCGTCGTCGCCAACTCCGCGGTGAGCCTGGGCGTGCGGGCCGGCGAGGTCGTGGGCGTCATGGGCCCCAACGGCGCCGGGAAGACCACGCTCTTCGACCTCATCAGCGGCTTCACGCGGCCCGACGCCGGTCGCATCGTCTTCGACGACAGCGACATCACCGGCGAGCGCCCCCACGCCGTCAGCGCGCGGGGGCTGGGCAGAACGTTCCAGCGGCTCAGGCCCTTTCCCGATCTGACCTTCGTCGAGAACGTGCTGGTGGGGGCGCTGGCCCGGACGGCTCGGCTGGGCCCCGCGCGCGAGGAGGCCCGGCGTTGCCTCGCGCTCGTCGGCCTCGAGCGGGAGGCCGACAAGAAGGCGTTCGCCGCCAGCACCGGCCAGCGCCGGCGCATCGAGCTGGCGCGGATCCTGGCCACGCGCCCGCGCCTGCTCCTGCTCGACGAGCCCACCGCCGGCGTCGATCCCGGCGCGGTGGACGAGATGGGCCAGCTCCTCAGGCGCCTGCGCGAGCGGGAGGGCGTCACGCTCATGATCATCGAGCACGACCTGCCCTTCCTGATGGCCCTCTCCGACCGCGTGGTGGCCCTGCATCTCGGCGAGAAGATCGCCGAGGGGCCGCCGGCCGCCGTGAGCAACGACCCGCGCGTCATCCAGGCCTACCTTGGTGGCTGA
- a CDS encoding DUF3830 family protein, whose product MARQLVYEFARGGRVRATLLEDRAPRTCAAILAVLPHEAEVLHARWAGREVFLPLPLPAKPPMEHQVNRVSAGDIIYAREWEGVYDHTGFETMGLFYAAEIVRDWRGEARVNWVARLLPEDLPALETIGLRIWRTGAERVRVSLAG is encoded by the coding sequence ATGGCCCGACAGCTCGTGTACGAGTTCGCGCGCGGCGGCCGCGTCCGCGCCACCCTCCTGGAGGACCGGGCGCCGCGCACCTGCGCCGCGATCCTGGCCGTGCTGCCCCACGAGGCGGAGGTGCTGCACGCCCGCTGGGCCGGGCGCGAGGTGTTCCTGCCGCTGCCGCTGCCCGCGAAGCCGCCGATGGAGCACCAGGTCAACCGGGTGAGCGCGGGCGACATCATCTACGCGCGGGAATGGGAAGGCGTGTACGACCACACCGGCTTCGAGACCATGGGCCTCTTCTACGCCGCCGAGATCGTGCGGGACTGGCGCGGCGAGGCCCGGGTCAACTGGGTCGCGCGGCTCCTGCCCGAGGATCTGCCCGCGCTCGAGACGATCGGGCTCCGCATCTGGCGCACCGGCGCCGAGCGCGTGCGCGTGAGCCTGGCCGGCTAG
- a CDS encoding SDR family NAD(P)-dependent oxidoreductase — protein sequence MSEPGRLAGKVVLVTGGSRGIGRATALAFAAEGATVTLTYLNRAEQALQVVREIEASSGAAHAARADVTSDTDLARLAQEIDRRHGRLDVLVNNAGSTAVARTATLDLQTWRRVLEVNLTGAFLTTRACLPLLRAAGGSAIVNVSSVAGVRGGTIGPHYAAAKGGLIALTRYWARELLPDRIRVNCVAPSMTDTDMAAAVWPGAERKRMEGLAPMGRYAEPSEVAAAIVFLASPAASYITGECLNVTGGF from the coding sequence GTGTCTGAGCCCGGCCGCCTGGCGGGGAAGGTCGTGCTGGTCACCGGAGGCTCGCGGGGCATCGGCCGGGCGACGGCGCTCGCCTTCGCCGCCGAGGGGGCGACCGTCACCCTGACCTACCTGAACCGCGCCGAGCAGGCGCTGCAGGTGGTGCGGGAGATCGAGGCGTCGTCGGGAGCCGCCCACGCCGCGCGGGCCGACGTGACCAGCGACACCGATCTGGCGCGGCTGGCCCAGGAAATAGATCGGCGCCACGGCCGGCTCGACGTCCTCGTGAACAACGCCGGCAGCACCGCCGTGGCGCGCACCGCCACGCTCGATCTCCAGACGTGGCGGCGGGTGCTCGAGGTGAACCTGACCGGCGCCTTCCTCACCACCCGCGCCTGCCTGCCCCTGCTCCGCGCCGCCGGTGGCAGCGCCATCGTCAACGTCTCGTCCGTCGCCGGCGTGCGCGGGGGCACGATCGGCCCTCACTACGCGGCCGCCAAGGGCGGGCTCATCGCGCTCACCCGCTACTGGGCCCGCGAGCTGCTGCCCGACCGGATCCGCGTTAACTGCGTGGCGCCGAGCATGACCGACACGGACATGGCGGCCGCCGTGTGGCCGGGGGCGGAGCGGAAGCGGATGGAAGGCCTCGCGCCCATGGGGCGCTACGCCGAGCCCAGCGAGGTGGCCGCAGCCATCGTGTTTCTCGCCAGCCCGGCGGCCAGCTACATCACCGGCGAGTGTCTCAACGTCACGGGAGGCTTCTGA